AGTTCCGTAGAACAATGGAATATCAGCTTTCACTCGGTAGTCCCGGTTATGATTCTGATTCCCTTGGTCAActatttcttcttcatcagcttCATCTCCTTCAGAACTTGAATTTTCCGTAATAATGGCATGACCGTTGTTGCCACCGTGCGGAACCCTACGCGGTACTCTTCCCCCGTCTCTTCGCTGGTTCATGTTGTTGATGCTGTCAGTTAAAGGCGTCATTAACGTCGCCATCTGTTGTGTCATCTGTTCTGTCATCTGTTGTGTCATAGCAGTTAGGGCCGCGGTAAGAGCCGCGGTAACATCCTTCAGGTCTGCTTTGGTCAATGGTTGATCTTCCATGGTTGATCAAGCAAAGAAAGGAGACAGGAGaaagcctgctctgatgccacttgatgcagcggaagtcgtactaggattgcaagcgcaaatcctaaggaaaaggtttctgtaatccaccagaaaggaaattagcaagcgctaaaaccctagaaaatacactggaatccaccagagaagaagagaaaactcttaaattttattatcaatcaaaactgaataggctatgccttacaattgcttaaataggaaaagaaagaaaatcctaaccaaaaagaaataagatcttgaaagatcctaattgaaaataaagatcctaattgaaataaataagtttctaacaaaaaacaaataatatcctaaaagatcttaattgaaaattaaagatcctaataaataaaatcctaataaaatactTAGATTTTGTTTTGCGGGCCCGAGACTGATTAGATGGGCTAAAATCCGATCGGGCTCATTCGACGAGCGACATCATCGTCGAAGCGCGCAGCCAGCCGCGCTACATCACATATTTCAAAAACAAATCAACTCCCGCCCATTTTTTCCGAGCTGAAGACGGGACGAGTGGGGTGTGTTAACCTATTACCATCCCTAACTGCTACAATGTTGTTCACCTTACTCTTTTTTATCAAAGGAGAATACAAACTAGATCAAGCCTGGcccaatccaaacaaaaagGCCAATGAAAATAGGTTTGTTTACCTGACTTTTTTTATCAAAGAAGAATACAAACTAGTTAAACCTTGACCCAACCCAATTCAAAAGGCCGATGACAATAGGTTTGTTGACAGTTTTTTAGATAGTGAAAAGTATCTAGAAAGAAATTGAGAGAGCAGAGCATTGTTGAATGTAGTCGATCAATCAATTTGTTTTACTGATACTGACTTAGATAGCTAGCTAGCTAGTGATGCTCCAATCACAGTAACTAACCATGGACCAATATCACCGCAACAATTTATGTATTTTAAAGAAACTCGTAAAGGAGCTGAGGACCAAGTTTGGTTACGTTAAGTTGAAAATGGCCTTTGCAAAAGGATTACTCCTTTCAACTTCACTCAATTTAGttcgataaaaaaaaattgaaatatcataaaaaattattatggtTATCATCGGGCATGAGACAATGTGTTAAGcatgatgttgagacatcaacAAATTGATCAttatgtgataaaaaaaaatttgttatctGATTTAAACATATTGATATTGCTAAACTCTCATAAATCAAAGTTCAAAATTCAAAGCTGAATGCAACAAAGCAATTTTTTAGAAATTCTAGCCCCAATTTATATTCAGCCAGGCAATTTATCCGGAAGTACCATTGTGTTCTCTCCTAAGTTCTAACTTCAATCCATATTCAGTCAAGTGTATGTAAGTTTAAAGTGTGTTTGGAAACACATTATGAAGCCTTCAAACTTGGGTCCATGTTTGCTTAAAGTATCTTTTGTTTGTTGAAAATCCTTTCACATTGAGTAAAACTTGTTTCCATGATGCATTTTCACAGAAGCTACAGCTTGTAGCTTATAAAATAACACAATTCTACACAGTTCAAACGCGTGACCAAGACACAATATAAGACAAGTGACAAAGCCACAATCATTTGTCCTCTTCATTACAAACTGAAAAATCTCATCTTGCCTGAATAGTACCCTAAATCTCATGTTGAATATACTTTGAGAATTGACTTCAATAAATCCTCATTCCACATAGGAGAAAGTAAGGCAATAGCAATAACACCATATCAATTACTCTACCTGCATATTTTCAGGAAAAGGTATTGAAGCACAGCAATGATAGTATCCCTTTTCATCAAATGAAAATCTCTGCGACAGATGAGCTTCACGAATAAGATACTCCCCCCAGTCCTCTGATCCATACTGCTTGAATATGCCCCGTGCATCAAAAGAGTCTACATTCCTTTTCTGCTTTGCCCTGAACACCAGAAGCTTAAATGAGCTattaaaactgaaaaataaTCTGAAGTTTTGAAAAGCaagggagattgttaagttgcAAAACTGAGGAATACTAAacaacagaaaagaaaaaggtaGCAGCACCTTTTCCTATGCCTTGAATTCATCACGGTGGCGTGAAACTgcagcacaaaaaaaaaactcgagGATCACTGAAAGCTACCAAAATTACAAGCAAGAGGCACAGCAGGGGAAGAGTATGGCTTGATTCTGGTGGTAAGGTTCCCTAGCAGGACCTCGAAAAATACTACATTCCTTTTGTGCTTTTTTATTTCCCTTGGAAGTAGAAATCCCAaacttttataatttaaaaattaaaactggaAAGAGGAAATTATCACTCAGCTGTAAATCATGCATAATAACATTCACAACAGGGGAATTTGTCCAGAAATATGTGAATGCTATCATGATTCGTGTCAACACATGGGTTGACACTACATTAACCTAAATCTCACATGTTCTGAGAGAACATAAGAACTAATAGAAAACCACAACAACAATGAAATGGCCTTTAACCAAAGTAATCCTATAGAATGTAGGTTATAACTTATAACTTATAACACTTTCTATTATTAGTATTTTCCTGAAAGAAGCATATGCGACAATGAATATGCGAAATTTAATATACCTTCAGTCTCTGGTTAGCATCATTCTCTAAGACAAGCCCAGCTTCAACATATGCATCAATTATGACTTCTAAGTGAGCTCAGaaagaaacaattttttttagcaCAATGGAACGTATAATTAAAACTAGGTGCGACCAGAGATACATAATTGTTTGTAATttctaaaacataaaaaatcctaataccaaaagaaaacaacaaataacTATTCATATTATGGATACGACAAGCACGAAAAAGACGACCCTCGCAACCAATTTCTTCCACAGGAGCATATAGAACACGGGCTTTAGCCATAGAACCTTTCATGCACTCCTGCAAGATGAAACATATGTTTCCCTTCTTAAAGACATTGAACATATTACATAAAGTCAAATACAGTGGTTGAAGGAAAAATAGAAGTTTCTATAGTATAGGAACTTATTAATCTGTAAATTGGAGCTCAATATGGACTCTTACCAGTCCTTTTAATCTTATGGAGACAGGCCGATTATCCAAGGCTTCAATGACTTTAGAGGAAATATTCTGCACAGTTACAAACATAAACAAACAAAGAATCTAATTCAcatactatattattatgttgaATTTAGCAAGACTTGCCTGCAAGATCTCAGTAGCTGTCTTAACTCTATCTTTGTTCCAAAGCTTCAGCATCAGTACTGTAAGGTGAAATGTTTTAGGCTTGATGAATATAGATTTGTCAATTCCCAAGTCTGCAAAAGTGCAAAGTAAATCAGTGAAATTTCATATTGACGAAGATTGATCATAGAAGAAGGAAGATTAAAACAGAACAAATTATGTGAATTCTGAAGTAAAGGATAACCACTTATTTCTTGTGGAGTTTCTACATGACACAGTAAGATAGACAATATTAATAACTGATTACTAGGTAATATGAGCTGGTTTTGGAAATACAACCATAGCATTCATAAATGACTAACTAGAATTCATAGTTCAGGCTCCACAAAATGGAACATGATAGTGAATAGTAAAATGTAACAAAAGAAATATCAACACACATGCAAGAATACTAATGCTGCTGAGTTGATTGTACAGTGCAAATGCAGAAAATTTCGCAACCTCTTGATTCAATAAGCATCTAAATCATAAATAAATTGTTTTCATACCAGAAGGAGCAGATGACTTTGATGCTTTAGGTGCATAACTGACAAGTGGTATGTTAGTAAGATTAACTTTAACTGATTCACTGTCATCAGCGACTTTAAGCTCAACTGCAACATCAGCATTTTTCTTTGACAACTGGTCCGCTTCTTCGACAACAGTAGTGTCCTCATCCTCATTGGAGTCAGTATCAAGATTCTCATCTATGCAAGAATCACCATCTCCCAAAATAGAGTGTTGAAAATCAAATAGTTTATCGACTAACTCAGGATAGATGGCTAGTGGAAGGGACACGAAGTGTGAATAATCAAGATTTCGACTCCTAACAGCCTGTTATCAAACACAAGAAAATATGTGAACCTTAGTCACAATAAAGTAATATCTAGTCACCACCACTGACATAATACACTTGAAAGAAACAAAATGGAAAAAGGAGGTAAGTATAGCCATAGATATATTGAGATTGAGAGACTGCATGGACAGACAACTGACCTCATCAATTATTTCCTGTATCTTCTCTGAAGCTGAAGCCACACCATCAATTGAAATGCCTTCAACAGCTGCAAAAGACAATAATACCAAATCATTTGGATATTGATTTTCATTATTCACTATGAGAGTCATAATGATCTAGAGTAGGAGACTCCGCTCCAAAAAGCTACGCTGTTAAGAAGGAAGAACCTCTACTTTAAATTTCTTTCTGCAACTCATACCTAAGCAATAAAAACTCATGCTACTGATCACATGATTATGTTAAGGCCTTTTGATGGAGTCAGGATATTTTGTTATGTCGAGATAACAAACACAACTTGAATCAAAGACCCATAACACCATTATGAATTTCAACACACTCAGCATATTCTTTGAAGGTAAGAGAATTACATTTGTGTAAAATCACCTGAGACTTAAATATCACAATGTCAAAAAGCAATCAAAgttgaaataaaaacaaagtatACAATAACTATTTTAAAGCTGACGGAAACAAGACAGTGGAAGAGGTAACCCAAAAACTTACTGACGAATTCCTCTTCTTTTGAAGAAGGAAATATTATCTTAACCTTCATCTCGTCTTCTATCCTTTTCTGTGTGTATCCCCTGAAACAGTATTAAGCATAAGTAACAAGCAAAAatcttatttacatatcaaaaGAACTATCTTCTACCCTATCTATCTCTTTGGtgataacaataataataagatTTTGTATAATTGTATTCCACACGAAGTTGCCAATGTGAATCTCAAGTCTAAACTATTTACTACAATTCCTTCCTAATATGCATTACTGTTTTCCTTTTCAGTCTATTCACAATTCTCAATCATTTTTACCCATGAATACTCACCCTCCCTTTCATCTAGCTTTATCTACTTTCAGTTGGCTAGCAGATTTGTTATCAATGCCAAACAGATTAAAAACTAGTTTTTACCCTTTTCCTTTAATAAAACGAAATAGAGGAGCACCAACCTGCAcaacaaaacaaaatgaaaacagaGATGAAACCAATGAGCCAACTAGATGGTACAATCAAAACTTTTTGAAATAGCAACAGGTGATATCATTTCTTTCAACTGTAAATTAGCacacaaaaaaaaggaaagaaaatcacAGAATAACAATAAACAATAAAACCAATAAACAAACGGGCTTTTATGCAAGACTTCTTATGAAGTTTTTCaatcttcttttttttccttttctttttatgaaGTTCAGCCATCTCACTATAGTAACCTTCAACGTTAATTGAACAACCAACATTTCAAGAGAGCAAAACATAAAGAAAAATGACCAAATAAAAGAGATATGGTGAATAATGATCACTAGCATGTAAAAGGACGAATGAACAAATATTTATTGACATCTtcataaaaatataaactatCAATTCaagaatataaaaagaaaaggtGAAAAATCTTGCCTTCACAGATACTGAATGTTTTTCAGCGGAGAGAGATGAGTCTCGCATTTTGTTTTCAATATTCTCCTGCAGTGGACTAGAACTAGTAGCTGGTTCAGTAGTTTCACCCATAGTTGTAGATGTGTTACTACCCACTTCTTGAATTTGACCTCCATCTCCTGACTCAATTGTTGAATCCTTCATCAAGCTTTCTACAAAACCACATCACTAAACATGAATAACCCCTCAATTGTTGAAAAGTATTAGCAATACTAGAAGTTGATTTCCAATATATCCCCAGATAAAAAAGGACAAACCTTGAGAGGAACTGGCTTTAGTGGAAACTGGTCTCCAGATAGAAGTCATTAGTTTCTGTTCCTTGCCAAGGTCATCAATGCATATTCTCTTTTTTCTACCACTACCACCCATGATAAAATCACAGCTTAAACAATGATAATCGCTCTGTCTCTGTAGCAAAAATATAAAGAATCTGAACTGAGAAAGAAGTACAAAACTCTATAGAAACACCATCAAGTAGCTACCCAATTGAAATCACTAGTTATATTTCTCATTGTGTCAACTAATAATGTCACCAAGGAACATTAGATAATGAAAAACAGTGATTACTGATtacaaaaaatatgaaaaaataaattaaaattaagagtATATAAGTTAAGATTAAGAAGAACCTGAAAACAATAGTGTGTAGGCCTTGATGCAACATATGTATTGGTAAATTTGAGAACCCAGTGTACTctacaaaacaaaaacacatcAAATCAATCGTATCGTTGATGCAAGCTAAGCAATTGATTTGAAGGACAGCAGAATTGATTCGAGAAAACATTGAGAGTGATTTTCGTGAGGAATAAGGAAAAAGGTAGCTCGACAAACCTGGAGAGAAACCTGCTGCAACCTACCAGCATCGCATTTCCTTTGTACGATGAACAAATGAGTTACCAAGACCGTGAACGGTggcaaaactttttttttagtttatattttttagatTAATTTACTATAATAACCAAATGAAGGGTGTAACTTGATCATTTTtataaggggttgtctaaatgacccatggtaatatttgggttaaataacccatgatctaggtggaccaatcacattgaaAATCCACATATGAACCATTATTTGGTTCTTTGTCGGCTGTTTGTTCTGGGGTACAGTGGTGGATTCAATTGGAGATTTCGGTTGAGATGGTTCTGGGTGGGGGTTTGGGCGGTGATGATGGTTTTGGTgggagaggaaggaggaggaggaagatgaatgaggcttctgggttttgaagatgaagaagatggaagaGTTTTAGagatgaagatatgaatttctaggttttgaaataattatgaggGAAGGAGGACTTAATTTGTTGGAATAAATTTTTGAGGGACTGAACTAGAAGTATAAAAATCCACATTGAACCATtatagataaaaaataaaattttcaaagactaaaatctttatatttttttaggtactattttatatttatgtgtataagttaaggaccaaaaacttatttaaccctaaattaattgatta
This portion of the Lotus japonicus ecotype B-129 chromosome 3, LjGifu_v1.2 genome encodes:
- the LOC130748536 gene encoding uncharacterized protein LOC130748536, which encodes MLVGCSRFLSRVHWVLKFTNTYVASRPTHYCFQRQSDYHCLSCDFIMGGSGRKKRICIDDLGKEQKLMTSIWRPVSTKASSSQESLMKDSTIESGDGGQIQEVGSNTSTTMGETTEPATSSSPLQENIENKMRDSSLSAEKHSVSVKVGAPLFRFIKGKGGYTQKRIEDEMKVKIIFPSSKEEEFVTVEGISIDGVASASEKIQEIIDEAVRSRNLDYSHFVSLPLAIYPELVDKLFDFQHSILGDGDSCIDENLDTDSNEDEDTTVVEEADQLSKKNADVAVELKVADDSESVKVNLTNIPLVSYAPKASKSSAPSDLGIDKSIFIKPKTFHLTVLMLKLWNKDRVKTATEIVQNISSKVIEALDNRPVSIRLKGLECMKGSMAKARVLYAPVEEIGCEGRLFRACQVIIDAYVEAGLVLENDANQRLKFHATVMNSRHRKRAKQKRNVDSFDARGIFKQYGSEDWGEYLIREAHLSQRFSFDEKGYYHCCASIPFPENMQVE